Proteins encoded by one window of Candidatus Binatus sp.:
- a CDS encoding (2Fe-2S)-binding protein, producing MSKKTLVEATINGETVEFLCEPRQSLLEALRDVLELTGSKEGCLTGDCGACTVLVDGRAVCSCLMLGVEAQGKNIVTVEGLATNGVLSVLQNKFLEHAALQCGICTPGFLISAKSLLDRNPKPTEHEVRYALAGNLCRCTGYDKIVKAVLDAAADIRSHSEAKAAPR from the coding sequence ATGTCGAAAAAGACCCTGGTAGAAGCAACGATTAACGGCGAAACGGTCGAGTTCCTCTGCGAGCCGCGCCAAAGCCTGCTCGAAGCGCTGCGCGACGTGCTCGAGCTCACCGGCTCCAAGGAAGGATGCCTGACCGGCGATTGCGGCGCTTGCACCGTGCTGGTCGACGGCCGCGCGGTATGCTCGTGCCTGATGCTCGGCGTCGAAGCGCAAGGCAAGAACATCGTGACCGTCGAAGGGCTCGCCACCAATGGCGTGCTTAGTGTTTTGCAGAACAAGTTTCTCGAGCATGCGGCCTTGCAGTGCGGCATCTGCACTCCCGGATTCCTGATTTCGGCGAAGTCGCTGCTCGATCGCAATCCGAAACCGACCGAGCACGAAGTCCGCTACGCGCTGGCCGGGAATCTGTGCCGATGCACCGGTTATGACAAGATTGTGAAAGCGGTGCTCGACGCGGCTGCGGATATTCGCTCGCACAGCGAAGCCAAAGCGGCGCCGCGATGA
- a CDS encoding xanthine dehydrogenase family protein subunit M, giving the protein MHAIDYEAPTTLDQAVSILKAHGENARPFCGGTDIIIQLRAGVRRTEHLVDVKKIKELQALSFNAKKGLRLGAAVACIEISQSDVMRRHYPGLTEAAHLIGSLQIQNRASVGGNLCNGSPAADTTPALIALGARARIAGPKGEREVPVEAFVVSPGRTVLKPGELLVELLVPAPAPHSSDAYLRFIPRNEMDIAVVGVGASLTLDGDKVKAARIALGAVAPTPILASKAAAAIVGKKLDDAALEAAGRAASAACSPIDDMRGTAEFRLHIAAVLTRRVLLIAAERAKKN; this is encoded by the coding sequence TTGCACGCCATCGATTACGAAGCCCCAACCACGCTCGATCAGGCGGTCAGCATCCTCAAAGCCCACGGTGAGAACGCCCGCCCGTTCTGTGGCGGCACCGATATCATCATCCAGTTGCGCGCCGGAGTCCGCCGCACCGAGCATCTGGTCGACGTCAAGAAAATCAAGGAGCTTCAAGCGCTCTCCTTCAATGCGAAGAAGGGATTGCGGCTGGGCGCGGCCGTGGCTTGCATCGAGATTAGCCAGAGCGACGTGATGCGGCGTCATTACCCCGGCCTGACCGAGGCGGCGCATCTCATCGGCTCGCTGCAGATTCAGAACCGCGCCTCGGTGGGCGGCAATCTGTGCAATGGATCGCCGGCCGCGGACACTACGCCTGCGCTGATCGCGCTCGGCGCGCGCGCCCGAATCGCCGGCCCCAAGGGCGAGCGCGAGGTGCCGGTCGAGGCCTTCGTCGTATCGCCCGGACGCACCGTGCTCAAGCCCGGTGAGTTGCTGGTGGAACTGCTGGTTCCGGCGCCGGCGCCGCATTCGAGCGACGCATATCTTCGTTTCATCCCGCGCAACGAGATGGATATCGCAGTCGTCGGTGTGGGAGCATCGCTTACGCTCGACGGCGACAAGGTCAAGGCGGCGCGGATCGCGCTTGGCGCCGTTGCGCCGACTCCGATCCTCGCAAGCAAAGCCGCCGCCGCGATCGTTGGCAAGAAACTCGACGATGCGGCCCTCGAGGCCGCCGGCCGTGCGGCGAGCGCGGCCTGTTCGCCGATCGACGACATGCGCGGGACGGCGGAATTTCGGCTCCACATCGCCGCGGTGCTCACGCGCCGCGTGCTCTTAATCGCGGCCGAACGCGCGAAAAAGAACTGA
- a CDS encoding HigA family addiction module antitoxin — translation MARAKKIPPLHPGKVLYEDFIVPTAISIHRLAMDFRVPANRIAEIVKGERAISADTALRLARYLGTSAEFWLGLQSDYELEKAKDQLAAKIEREVNPRKRAA, via the coding sequence ATGGCTCGCGCTAAAAAAATACCGCCGCTTCATCCTGGCAAGGTCTTGTACGAGGACTTCATCGTTCCGACCGCCATCAGCATCCATCGGCTTGCGATGGATTTCCGCGTGCCGGCCAATCGGATCGCGGAAATCGTAAAGGGCGAGCGCGCGATCTCGGCAGACACCGCGCTTCGCCTCGCTCGTTATCTCGGTACCTCGGCGGAATTCTGGCTCGGATTGCAGAGCGACTACGAACTCGAAAAAGCCAAAGACCAACTGGCGGCGAAAATCGAGCGCGAGGTCAATCCCCGCAAACGCGCGGCATGA
- a CDS encoding phosphotransferase family protein, with protein sequence MAEAIEFVPEFGDVRDEEQLDWGKLAAYLRGRLPGADAPMTVKQFRGGSSNLTYLLRFGDREWVMRRPPFGPLPVGGHDMGREYKVLSRLWEVFKPAPRGMLYSDDVSIVGAPFFVMERRTGIVIKNREPLPAELGNDPATFRAISQGFIDTLADLHDVDYAAIGLGSLGKPDGFLKRQVTGWMGRWEKAKTREVPLMEKLGAWFLDNLPVSPPPVLVHNDFYLHNIMLGAVNHGQVVGVFDWEMSTIGDPLVDLGIAIGYWRDQSDPPELLVTSYGEAHTLRAGFMTRDELVHRYSSRTGRDVSGIPFYWAWADWKTATVVEQIYVRYVRGQTTDPRFALMGPMAPALAFAAAQVASRLGFKA encoded by the coding sequence ATGGCTGAAGCGATAGAATTCGTCCCCGAATTTGGCGACGTCCGCGACGAGGAGCAGCTCGACTGGGGCAAACTCGCCGCCTACTTGCGCGGCAGGCTTCCCGGCGCCGACGCGCCGATGACCGTCAAGCAGTTTCGCGGCGGATCGTCGAATCTCACCTACCTGCTGCGCTTCGGCGACCGCGAATGGGTGATGCGCCGGCCGCCATTCGGGCCGCTGCCCGTGGGCGGGCATGACATGGGCCGCGAGTACAAGGTGCTCTCGCGGCTGTGGGAAGTCTTCAAGCCGGCGCCGCGCGGGATGCTCTACAGCGACGACGTGTCGATCGTCGGCGCGCCATTTTTCGTGATGGAACGGCGCACCGGGATCGTCATCAAAAATCGTGAGCCGCTGCCCGCAGAGCTGGGCAACGATCCGGCGACGTTTCGCGCAATCTCGCAAGGATTCATCGATACGCTCGCCGATTTGCACGACGTCGATTACGCGGCGATTGGACTTGGCTCGCTGGGCAAGCCCGACGGATTCTTAAAGCGCCAGGTAACCGGATGGATGGGGCGATGGGAGAAAGCCAAAACCCGCGAAGTGCCGCTGATGGAAAAACTCGGCGCCTGGTTTCTCGACAACCTCCCCGTGTCGCCGCCGCCGGTGCTCGTGCATAACGACTTTTACCTGCACAACATCATGCTCGGCGCCGTCAATCACGGCCAGGTAGTCGGAGTATTCGACTGGGAAATGTCCACCATCGGCGATCCGCTGGTCGATCTCGGCATCGCGATTGGCTATTGGCGCGACCAGAGCGACCCGCCCGAACTGCTGGTGACCTCCTACGGCGAGGCGCATACGCTGCGCGCCGGCTTCATGACCCGCGACGAACTGGTGCATCGCTATTCCAGCCGCACCGGCCGCGACGTGAGCGGCATCCCGTTTTACTGGGCGTGGGCGGATTGGAAGACTGCGACCGTCGTCGAGCAAATCTACGTACGCTACGTGCGCGGGCAGACCACCGATCCGCGCTTCGCGCTGATGGGTCCGATGGCGCCGGCGCTCGCGTTCGCTGCCGCGCAGGTCGCCTCGCGCCTGGGCTTCAAGGCGTAA
- a CDS encoding acyl-CoA dehydrogenase family protein, with product MDFSLTPKTEQLRKRVSDFMDQYVFPIEKEVAREVGESGHTEPQCLKDVRKKAKAEGLWNLFLPGEDGAGLKNHEYAPLCELMGRSPIGARAFNCMAPDTGNMEILSEFGTAEQKKKWLQPCLDGEMRTCFSMTEPDTAGSDPTQLKTRAVRDGDDYVINGHKWFTSNGIGSSFAIAMVVTDPDAPPHRRASQIIVPTDTPGFNLIRAVPVMGHTGGGGHCEIIYKDCRVPVTNILGEEGGGFAISQARLGPGRIHHCMRIIGVAERGLELMCKRANTRFTHGSFLADKANIQEWIANSRIEIDSCRLMVMHAAWKMDTVGKREARNEISMIKVMCANMVMIVLDRAIQVFGAAGVSDDIPIARMWRDSRSLRIADGPDEVHRMTIARRELRKYK from the coding sequence ATGGACTTTTCGCTGACCCCCAAAACCGAACAATTGCGCAAGCGCGTCTCCGACTTCATGGACCAGTACGTCTTCCCCATCGAAAAAGAAGTTGCGCGCGAGGTTGGCGAGAGCGGACATACCGAGCCCCAATGCCTCAAAGACGTCCGCAAAAAAGCCAAGGCCGAGGGCCTTTGGAACCTCTTTCTGCCCGGCGAAGATGGCGCCGGTCTCAAGAATCACGAGTATGCGCCCTTGTGCGAGCTGATGGGCCGCAGCCCGATCGGCGCGCGCGCGTTCAACTGCATGGCGCCCGATACCGGCAACATGGAAATCCTGTCCGAGTTCGGCACTGCCGAGCAGAAAAAGAAATGGCTCCAGCCCTGTCTCGACGGCGAGATGCGCACCTGCTTCTCGATGACCGAGCCCGATACCGCCGGCTCCGATCCGACCCAGCTCAAGACCCGCGCCGTTCGCGATGGCGACGACTACGTGATCAACGGGCACAAGTGGTTCACTTCCAATGGCATTGGCTCGAGCTTCGCGATTGCGATGGTCGTGACCGACCCCGACGCGCCGCCCCATCGCCGCGCCAGCCAGATAATCGTTCCGACCGACACTCCCGGATTCAACCTGATTCGCGCCGTGCCGGTGATGGGCCACACCGGCGGCGGCGGGCATTGCGAGATAATCTACAAGGACTGCCGCGTGCCGGTGACCAACATACTCGGCGAGGAAGGCGGCGGCTTTGCAATCTCGCAGGCGCGGCTCGGTCCGGGACGCATCCATCACTGCATGCGAATCATCGGGGTCGCCGAACGAGGGCTCGAACTGATGTGCAAGCGGGCCAACACGCGCTTCACCCACGGCAGCTTTCTCGCCGACAAGGCCAACATCCAGGAGTGGATCGCCAACTCGCGAATCGAGATCGACTCATGCCGCCTGATGGTGATGCATGCGGCGTGGAAGATGGACACCGTGGGCAAGCGCGAGGCGCGCAACGAGATCTCGATGATCAAAGTGATGTGCGCGAACATGGTGATGATCGTGCTCGATCGCGCCATCCAGGTGTTCGGCGCGGCCGGCGTCAGCGACGACATCCCCATTGCGCGGATGTGGCGCGACAGCCGCTCGTTGCGAATCGCCGACGGCCCCGACGAAGTGCATCGCATGACCATCGCTCGCCGCGAACTGCGCAAGTACAAGTGA
- a CDS encoding VOC family protein, producing MELAKRFIDVGIFTNRLDEMRAFYGERIRLPYEETLPVGKGVRQYRFGLLGSVLKINHVRDPLPARVAGGYRKLSISDPRTPMPLPMQDPDGNEVELAPSGQRGVNQIEIHIGVTDEAAFENFYAGTLQAQRIGAGRFKLGETTISFRHDPAAVRARKSPTASAADVIASMRAVGMRYITVQVRDCDGEHRRFMSMGVWEGAAPVTLGAVARISFIRDPDGNFIEISQRASLTGPVPA from the coding sequence ATGGAATTGGCAAAGCGATTCATCGACGTGGGAATTTTCACCAACCGGCTGGACGAGATGCGCGCATTCTATGGCGAACGAATCCGGCTGCCCTACGAGGAGACGCTGCCGGTCGGCAAAGGCGTGAGGCAATATCGTTTCGGATTGCTCGGATCGGTGCTCAAGATAAATCACGTCCGCGATCCGCTGCCGGCCCGCGTCGCGGGCGGCTACCGAAAGCTTTCGATTTCCGATCCGCGCACGCCGATGCCGCTTCCGATGCAGGACCCCGACGGCAACGAGGTCGAGCTGGCGCCGAGCGGTCAGCGCGGCGTCAACCAGATCGAAATCCATATCGGCGTCACCGACGAGGCCGCCTTCGAGAATTTCTACGCCGGCACGCTACAGGCGCAGAGGATTGGCGCGGGCCGGTTCAAGCTGGGCGAGACGACGATCAGCTTCCGGCACGATCCGGCGGCCGTGCGCGCCCGGAAATCACCGACGGCCAGCGCGGCGGACGTGATCGCGTCGATGCGCGCAGTGGGGATGCGTTATATCACGGTGCAGGTGCGCGATTGCGACGGAGAGCATCGACGCTTCATGTCGATGGGTGTTTGGGAAGGCGCGGCGCCGGTGACGCTGGGCGCGGTGGCGCGGATTTCGTTCATTCGCGACCCCGACGGCAACTTCATCGAGATTTCGCAGCGGGCGTCGCTGACTGGTCCGGTCCCGGCTTAG